atatagaccccgaaacgttacaacttataatagaattatttcaacgttatttattttgagttcattgtcaggcaacaattttttctagttaatttgctcctgacaaattagtgcaagaatttacgcaggagcaaatcgttgatttcatttttaattgattttgtttcagagattgggagtgaaaaccctaaaacataatattatgtaatttagttgtattaaaTATTCTGGAAAAGATGCACTGTTTCATTGAAAAGTTGTattcaatataggtatatataaaaCAGGGACACTATAGTAGTggtaataaactttattgaaacaatgtttccaAGAGTggtaataaactttattgaaacaatgtttccaAGGGCTAACAACTCAGGTCTTCCTGACCAGGAacagtataaaaatataatcgatacaaaatagaactagtaaaaaaaaacagcataaatataatgagtataaataaaaatataactagtATAATTCAGCTCTCCTAATAATAGCATTTTTGTTGTCTCCTCGTCAAGTAATTTATGTGAAGCTTCTTATGCTAATATacagaaataatttcttcaggAATAGGAAAAAAACTTAACTCTATTTCCTCggcctccacatccaacaacacaacaagaaaatggcataattattcacttcctGCTAAAATACTGTGTGACTTTGCcattgaatactttcattaccaTTACTGGCATTAATAACGCACATTTAACACTGTTGGCTGAGGAATCACTAGGACTAACACCACcatcaaattaaaaacaaaaataatgcatttcaatgtacgtaaaataatattccaaattatgTATTATTTTTGCCTTTACAACACCtccacaattttattttgacgtCTATCTGACAGCTGGTTGAAGTTTCAGTACTGAAGTTGACAGTTTCAGAATGAGAAGTAGACGTGGCAACGTCGGTACGggtatgagcatttagctccccgtctataatctttgctttcgTTGACTGTAGGTCACGTGGTATTATTTGGTTTCTACAGAGTAAAGGcacagtatagacaccaacCAGTAGTTGCACTCTAGATCAAATGAACTGAATTATTTACTCCTCCGAGAACACGCGCATCATTTCGGCGCGCATGAGAAAATGCGCGGCAATTTTAAAGGGAATTATTTTACGAGAAGAATTATGAGCATTGAGGCGaatgtaaaaataatattatttgatAATTATCACTTCTCAagtattatttcgaaatttttcatgattttctaTTTGAAATGATTATCGTCAGGGGAAACTGATGCATTTTTAGTGCATATGTCCTAAAGTGAATGCGATTGTTGTGAATCAGTGTTTTTTCAGATAATTTTATGTTAATTCTCGGCTAGAAAGGTTTTTTCCTTTAGTTTCAGAGGATTCATTTTTCTAGATTTCTTATTTCCATGGTAATCAACCACCTTCTGTCACAAAGCTGCTGTGATCTGTATTCAATATAGAGCCTTTAGGTTCATCTACTGAATAGGTAATgcatattttgaaaatgtgcGAAGGTTTGCTCTGAAAAGTAATTAACTTGTTCATTTAGTTCATTGTTGAAACTGCTGTGACAACACATGAAAAAACTATACTGTGTTCCCTATAAATTAGAATGTTATCGTCTACTTACAATATGAAGTCAACATATTCTAGactgatgaaatgaaaatgcagaatgaaaagttcaaaataatgaataaaattttattaatacatacatataatacaaaaaacacgagaaacaaataatatatctataaatgtaaaatttttataatttttttttttttgtttgttttttgtgCAATGAAGTTTCTATTGCAAAATTTAAGTGTGTAAAAAATTCTTAATCTAACATACAAACTTAATAAGTAATTCCAAGGAAATTTCTCACAAGGATTGGTGAAATCCAATAATTTGATCCAATGAGATATTGTAAAATAAATGGGTTTTTATTGACATCTCGTCAACACACACAATGCAATCCTTTGCTGCATCGTCCATATTCCTTGTCTTTAATGAAATGGCCTGAAATATGTGCTCATTTAAGCCAACAGAGAAATCCCAATTTGTGGTTATTCTACAAAGTGTTGCCTTGTGtggcaaaaaaaatgttttttgtagaaattggTACACTTTGGGTCCCAAAAAGTATATTGTTAGTGCAAATTGTTTAAAAGCGACTGAATACCTATAGCCATGAGGTTTCCTTTTTCGAAGCTTCAATTGGGAGATCATAAAATCTGCCAGggtcgaattgaaattttttctacaaaatcgGATGAAATCTTCATCACTTATATCTACAGATTTCTTCTCTGGAGTTGCAACTAATTTTCGTTTCAAATTCTTCACCACTGATTGTAACTTTCTTTTCCTCGGAGTGGCTGAAGACAAACTAGGAGATGTTTGTGTTTCTTCTGGTTTCTTTTCTATGAATACAGATAAATATGCATAAGATATAATAGTTCAAATAAATAAGTAACGTTGAAGTCCTTACCTGGTGTAGTATATATGTTGGGGTTTATAGAAATCTCACGGCATTCATCTACGgtctcattattttcaatatccatTGAAGATGTTGAAGCAGAAGTTGAA
Above is a window of Coccinella septempunctata chromosome 5, icCocSept1.1, whole genome shotgun sequence DNA encoding:
- the LOC123314393 gene encoding uncharacterized protein LOC123314393 isoform X4, with translation MVNYCSVYNCKNSSVKNPKLSFFLIPGDTFRQMIWLPKMGRQEWILKRPELLHKKRICSEHFSKKMLSGSRLKKDSFPDLFKEGIGEKGVNVNASTSASTSSMDIENNETVDECREISINPNIYTTPEKKPEETQTSPSLSSATPRKRKLQSVVKNLKRKLVATPEKKSVDISDEDFIRFCRKNFNSTLADFMISQLKLRKRKPHGYRPFH
- the LOC123314393 gene encoding uncharacterized protein LOC123314393 isoform X2, encoding MVNYCSVYNCKNSSVKNPKLSFFLIPGDTFRQMIWLPKMGRQEWILKRPELLHKKRICNLFKEGIGEKGVNVNASTSASTSSMDIENNETVDECREISINPNIYTTPEKKPEETQTSPSLSSATPRKRKLQSVVKNLKRKLVATPEKKSVDISDEDFIRFCRKNFNSTLADFMISQLKLRKRKPHGYRYSVAFKQFALTIYFLGPKVYQFLQKTFFLPHKATLCRITTNWDFSVGLNEHIFQAISLKTRNMDDAAKDCIVCVDEMSIKTHLFYNISLDQIIGFHQSL
- the LOC123314393 gene encoding uncharacterized protein LOC123314393 isoform X3, with the protein product MLSGSRLKKDSFPDLFKEGIGEKGVNVNASTSASTSSMDIENNETVDECREISINPNIYTTPEKKPEETQTSPSLSSATPRKRKLQSVVKNLKRKLVATPEKKSVDISDEDFIRFCRKNFNSTLADFMISQLKLRKRKPHGYRYSVAFKQFALTIYFLGPKVYQFLQKTFFLPHKATLCRITTNWDFSVGLNEHIFQAISLKTRNMDDAAKDCIVCVDEMSIKTHLFYNISLDQIIGFHQSL
- the LOC123314393 gene encoding uncharacterized protein LOC123314393 isoform X1; the protein is MVNYCSVYNCKNSSVKNPKLSFFLIPGDTFRQMIWLPKMGRQEWILKRPELLHKKRICSEHFSKKMLSGSRLKKDSFPDLFKEGIGEKGVNVNASTSASTSSMDIENNETVDECREISINPNIYTTPEKKPEETQTSPSLSSATPRKRKLQSVVKNLKRKLVATPEKKSVDISDEDFIRFCRKNFNSTLADFMISQLKLRKRKPHGYRYSVAFKQFALTIYFLGPKVYQFLQKTFFLPHKATLCRITTNWDFSVGLNEHIFQAISLKTRNMDDAAKDCIVCVDEMSIKTHLFYNISLDQIIGFHQSL